One window of Desulfobacca acetoxidans DSM 11109 genomic DNA carries:
- a CDS encoding thioesterase family protein, whose translation MESPFKVGMINELRQKTGPEHSARRFFPDLPDAFATPFLVGLMEGVSADLMAKHLQSGEQSVGIGMNLKHTAPTPLGMEVRVVTELIGIEGKKLTFKLEAFDEKEKIGEATHERFIINADKFMKKLVSKATD comes from the coding sequence ATGGAATCGCCCTTTAAAGTAGGTATGATTAATGAACTGCGGCAGAAGACCGGTCCGGAGCACTCGGCCCGGAGGTTTTTTCCCGACCTACCCGACGCCTTTGCCACCCCTTTTCTGGTGGGGCTGATGGAAGGGGTCAGCGCCGACTTGATGGCCAAGCATCTTCAGTCGGGAGAACAGTCGGTCGGTATCGGCATGAACCTGAAACACACGGCCCCGACACCCTTGGGCATGGAAGTGCGGGTGGTTACCGAACTCATCGGCATCGAGGGCAAGAAACTAACCTTTAAGCTGGAGGCTTTTGACGAAAAGGAGAAGATCGGCGAGGCCACACACGAACGGTTCATCATCAATGCCGATAAGTTTATGAAAAAACTGGTATCCAAGGCGACCGATTAA
- a CDS encoding flavodoxin family protein has product MKILGIWGSPRVGGNSEVLLDAFLQGAQEGGGEIEKVALRSLKISPCLEIYKCFKDGDCPIKDDMQELYPKLLSADVVALASPIFFYGLTAQAKAMIDRTQAFWARRYVLKQEFPGENRQGVLLATAATKGKHVFVGARLVTHYFFDAINIRYAAEVLVKQVDEKGAIRKRPEVLAEARELGRRFGQGEQFGKVKVFPVV; this is encoded by the coding sequence ATGAAAATTCTGGGGATCTGGGGCAGTCCTCGGGTCGGCGGCAATTCCGAGGTATTGTTGGACGCCTTCCTACAGGGGGCCCAGGAGGGCGGGGGCGAAATTGAAAAAGTGGCGTTGCGGTCTTTGAAAATTTCTCCCTGCCTGGAAATATACAAGTGTTTTAAAGACGGCGATTGTCCCATCAAAGATGACATGCAGGAGCTTTACCCCAAGCTGTTGTCCGCAGATGTAGTAGCCCTGGCCTCCCCTATTTTTTTCTATGGCCTGACTGCCCAGGCCAAGGCCATGATTGACCGCACCCAGGCCTTTTGGGCCCGGCGCTATGTTCTGAAACAGGAATTCCCAGGGGAAAACCGGCAAGGGGTGTTGCTGGCCACTGCGGCCACTAAAGGCAAGCATGTCTTTGTAGGCGCCAGACTAGTCACCCATTATTTCTTCGATGCCATCAATATCCGCTATGCCGCCGAAGTTCTGGTAAAGCAGGTGGACGAAAAAGGGGCCATCCGGAAGCGGCCGGAGGTCCTGGCAGAAGCGAGAGAGCTCGGGCGGCGTTTCGGACAAGGGGAGCAATTCGGCAAAGTAAAGGTTTTCCCGGTAGTTTAG